AATTGGAGGAACTGGAATATACGAAAATGCTAGAGGATATGCCACTATCGAAACTCTTCCACATGAGGATCAGCACACCACCGATGGTCTCGAGACAATTACACATTTCACTGTTTATCTTACTCCATAGGGGATTTCTTAAAATTGCACAATTTCAGAAGTTAATATCTCTATGTTAATGTATCCCTTAATTTGGTTGTATGCGTTGAAATGCATTTATATGTAATATAATGTTCTGTTCATCTACTTTTCTACTGTCAACATATCTCTTCACTCTCAGACACAAACTGAAGAACATATGTTGTTTATTATCCtcaattttttatgctaaacgTTTTAACATTTGGCTTGCCTTTCAAAACAAAACCATGAATGCAATGTTTTATTGAGTGTATGATAACTCACTCTTCTTGTCTTATTCTAGCAACTTATCTAATATCAAGCAAAAACAGAAAGACAAGACTATGATCGATAAGATTCCAATACTTCGAATCAGAGGTACCATTGCACTAAATTTGCATCACTTTTCACATTAAATGCCCTACAACTTTGTACATACAAGCACTCGATTTCATGAGTCAAGCAAGAGATTAAAGAATAAGGAGGAACAAACCATGCTCGGTGAACATATTTTTCAGCTATTAATTTCAATGATCAGTCATTATTAAAGAAAATGTGATACATTAAATTTAATGCGTTCAAAATACTCAAATTGACAAGAAAAACTTACATACATAGCCTCACCAATACAAAACACGACTATTGGCCGGCACTCTCCTCCTCCAACTTCTTGCAGTATGCCTTGAGCACCATGATCAAATCCCTAGCCGGGGCCTGAATAGTGCCCACAACAGCTGAAGCAGGACCCTTCAAGGAACCCAAAATCTGCGCATATACTTCAGCTCTCGTCGGCAAATTCTCCAACACCTTTAACTCGTCAGGCCCATAGTATTTCCCTTCAAAAACGGCTCCCGTAAAGTCATTCTCTTCCAATTTTTTCTCCTTCTGAAAAGCTCTGTAAGGCTTCAACGCAGCCGGGATTTCTTCACTGTGCACAAAAAGCCAAGCGTTCATACCTTTCATGCACGGCTTCAGAGACTCCCATTTTGTGCCTTCTATGGCTTTAAGCACAAGGGTATTCTTGGCGACCAAAAGTTTGGAGGTCTCGGGGAGTTGGCTTCTGAAATCTTGGAACTGTTTGACCGTGAATCCCTTGTAACTAATGCCTGCAACGAGGAAGCAGTCTTGGAGTTCTTCCTTGACCTTTTCCACCGTTTCCTCCTTCTTGGTGCGGCTGATGGCTGCTCGGATTCTGGGTAAAGGTGAAGGCTTGGAAGAGAATTTGGTACGGTGGATGGAGCCGAGGAAAGGGTTATTGAAGTGGGATTTGAGTGAAAAGGCGTCGGCTGAGGAAAGGTATAGAGGCGGCGGTGGTTTGGAGGAGGGGATGGTGAAGAGGGTAGCCTCCATTGTCGAAAGGATCGGGATGGGAGAAGCGGGAGAATGGAGCAGTTGGTTGGCCTTGGTCCCTTTTCCTTATCCGTTGGCCGCTAGTTTTGGTATTGCTGGGGTGAGAGAATTATTCActcaaaaaaattgaaaaaatataatattttaaaatatatttaaaagaaaaatattttaataccAACTTTATACTAAAAGAATTTATTGTGAACAATGTACTCTCGAAAACATTTTTGAagagttatttttaaaaaaactcggGTTGAACAAGATTATTTTCTCAAATAATTTATCATAAACAACGTATTTCTCATATACGCTTTTGAAGTATTATATCATTACTTACATTTATTTTGCCTCCCCTTCCTTTGCTTCAAAAGAATCAGTTGTTCTAACAGACCAATCAAACTCAATCCAATGTCGAGCATCGACCTATGGTACGGAGGACGACTACTTTTTCTGATACTGCTACTGTCTTTCCACGGCTTTCTGGTGTTGTTTCCCTTATCGTTCATGCTTGCCTTAAGATGGAAATCAATCagtgacttgtttgatcaattaggAAGAATTTCTCGCTGAAGCCTTCTTCCCCCGACATCGCGAGATGAACAAGATTATGTTCTAAAATAATTTACAATGTACTCTCAAATATACTTTTGAAG
This is a stretch of genomic DNA from Primulina eburnea isolate SZY01 chromosome 11, ASM2296580v1, whole genome shotgun sequence. It encodes these proteins:
- the LOC140804415 gene encoding large ribosomal subunit protein uL10c-like codes for the protein MEATLFTIPSSKPPPPLYLSSADAFSLKSHFNNPFLGSIHRTKFSSKPSPLPRIRAAISRTKKEETVEKVKEELQDCFLVAGISYKGFTVKQFQDFRSQLPETSKLLVAKNTLVLKAIEGTKWESLKPCMKGMNAWLFVHSEEIPAALKPYRAFQKEKKLEENDFTGAVFEGKYYGPDELKVLENLPTRAEVYAQILGSLKGPASAVVGTIQAPARDLIMVLKAYCKKLEEESAGQ